One region of Baekduia soli genomic DNA includes:
- a CDS encoding flagellin N-terminal helical domain-containing protein, with protein sequence MSLRITQNVEAFNAYRHLNNTSAQVSKSMARLSSGYRINSAADDAAGLGISEQMRSQIRGLAQAQRNIQDGVSMVQTAEGNLDEVHSMLQRVRELAVQYKNGTLDTNAKTSIENEVNQLASEISRIGSSAQFNGTNLLSGTSTVSFQVGANDGQQIGVTLVNLSTEVGTSYSNLAGGATISDIDAAITNVSTARAKFGAVQNRLDHSLAVAGSYQENLTAAESRIRDVDMADEMVSLTKNQILTQAGTAMLSQANQAPQSVLRLLQ encoded by the coding sequence ATGTCCCTTCGTATCACGCAGAACGTGGAGGCCTTCAACGCCTACCGCCACCTGAACAACACCTCCGCCCAGGTCTCGAAGTCGATGGCGCGTCTGTCGTCGGGCTACCGGATCAACAGCGCGGCCGACGATGCGGCCGGGCTGGGCATCTCCGAGCAGATGCGCTCGCAGATCCGCGGTCTGGCCCAGGCGCAGCGCAACATCCAGGACGGCGTGTCCATGGTGCAGACCGCAGAGGGCAACCTCGACGAGGTCCACAGCATGCTGCAGCGCGTCCGTGAGCTGGCCGTGCAGTACAAGAACGGCACGCTCGACACCAACGCCAAGACGTCGATCGAGAACGAGGTCAACCAGCTGGCGTCCGAGATCAGCCGCATCGGCTCCTCGGCCCAGTTCAACGGCACCAACCTGCTGAGCGGCACCTCCACGGTGTCCTTCCAGGTCGGCGCCAACGACGGTCAGCAGATCGGTGTGACCCTGGTCAACCTGTCGACCGAGGTCGGCACCTCGTACTCCAACCTGGCCGGCGGTGCCACGATCTCCGACATCGACGCGGCGATCACCAACGTCAGCACGGCTCGCGCCAAGTTCGGCGCGGTCCAGAACCGGCTCGATCACTCGCTGGCCGTCGCGGGCTCCTACCAGGAGAACCTGACCGCGGCCGAGTCGCGGATCCGCGACGTCGACATGGCGGACGAGATGGTGTCGCTGACCAAGAACCAGATCCTCACGCAGGCCGGCACGGCCATGCTCTCGCAGGCCAACCAGGCCCCGCAGAGCGTGCTCCGCCTCCTGCAGTAA
- a CDS encoding CHAP domain-containing protein, with protein sequence MSVDAVMLRIAELQQGLQPSTPASDGAAAPASTFSALLAGQAGTTASAALLPTASAAGQTAGQRALAAAQGEVGVAEQPPGSNDAPRIAQYRQATAGSGIGPWCAYFVSWAAQQAGTPLGEAGQGFGSVGAVASWAQRTGRWNPAGSGTPPQAGDLIVWGGHHIGIVESVDPDGSIHTIEGNSSNAVTRRTHGADGDGASGFVRLG encoded by the coding sequence ATGAGCGTCGACGCCGTCATGCTCCGGATCGCCGAGCTGCAGCAGGGCCTGCAGCCGTCGACCCCTGCGAGCGACGGCGCCGCCGCGCCGGCGTCGACGTTCTCGGCGCTGCTGGCCGGCCAGGCCGGGACGACCGCGTCCGCGGCCCTGCTGCCGACCGCCTCCGCCGCCGGGCAGACGGCCGGCCAGCGCGCCCTGGCCGCCGCGCAGGGCGAGGTCGGCGTGGCCGAGCAGCCTCCGGGCTCCAACGACGCGCCGCGGATCGCTCAGTACCGCCAGGCCACCGCCGGCAGCGGCATCGGCCCGTGGTGCGCCTACTTCGTCTCCTGGGCCGCCCAGCAGGCCGGCACGCCGCTCGGCGAGGCCGGCCAGGGCTTCGGCTCGGTCGGCGCCGTCGCCTCCTGGGCCCAGCGCACCGGGCGCTGGAACCCCGCCGGCAGCGGTACGCCGCCGCAGGCCGGCGACCTCATCGTCTGGGGCGGGCACCACATCGGCATCGTGGAGTCCGTCGACCCCGACGGGTCGATCCACACCATCGAGGGCAACTCCTCCAACGCGGTCACGCGCCGCACCCACGGCGCCGACGGCGACGGCGCCAGCGGCTTCGTGCGGCTCGGGTGA
- a CDS encoding glycosyltransferase, with protein sequence MPPSPRVTLGVATYSRDAFLAEAVASCLAQDYESLEVLVVVDGAANPRIDEVLAGLDGDPRLRVVRHDVNRGISEAYNTIVREGRGELIAMLGDDDVCLPDRIRRQVAVFDAHPDTGVVHGDAIVIDGDGVAHGRLRVADMTGARLMHHFWREHNTLLDPTRMVHRRVYQAVGGYDPAHTLAQDFNFWLRAAPRFRFRHAGGDPLIRLRRHDDNFSGEDAAALATQVDQVQRTLLESLEREPLSDLVPELDWPLLHPDSARRRALETLAGAVERRGLPLPALGARLRAMAAEVPPAPAPRRDKGRLLMTMFGFDDAGGGTMLPRFAAKELVRRGWDVCVFHAAVDPDPSGVPYALREWEEDGVRLVGVHNRPSGLWDAQRPDRELEDPPVADAFADLLDRFGPDVVHFHNLHNLGAALMDVAAARGVPAYFTTHNYWLVCPRAYLLRGDGAMCGGPGDAGADCAACTGGPDPAAYQERLAAIRESFARSITACMAVSHGVRRTLIDQGYPPEAIDVVHQNVPAQDETWERVGRDRPPGRVGDELVVGFFGSAYAHKGPQVLVRAAQLTASGVRVRIHGELPRGMADALARLDTRGVVELHGAFSPAELPALLAGVDAAALPSLWWDCAPLAAGECLAARVPLLAPGWAGWPRRSATRSTGWPSTAATSPGWPPRWSAWPPSPGCSSACRPASRPRAGSAPTSTSSRPTTPAAARRA encoded by the coding sequence ATGCCTCCCTCCCCGCGTGTCACGCTGGGCGTCGCGACGTACTCGCGCGACGCCTTCCTGGCCGAGGCCGTCGCCTCGTGCCTGGCCCAGGACTACGAGTCCCTCGAGGTGCTCGTCGTCGTCGACGGCGCGGCCAACCCGCGCATCGACGAGGTGCTGGCGGGCCTGGACGGCGACCCGCGCCTGCGCGTCGTGCGCCACGACGTCAACCGCGGGATCTCCGAGGCCTACAACACGATCGTGCGCGAGGGTCGCGGCGAGCTCATCGCCATGCTCGGCGACGACGACGTCTGCCTGCCCGACCGCATCCGCCGCCAGGTGGCGGTCTTCGACGCCCACCCCGACACGGGCGTCGTGCACGGCGACGCGATCGTCATCGACGGCGACGGGGTGGCCCACGGCCGCCTGCGCGTCGCCGACATGACCGGCGCGCGGCTCATGCACCACTTCTGGCGCGAGCACAACACGCTGCTGGACCCGACGCGCATGGTCCATCGCCGCGTGTACCAGGCCGTCGGCGGCTACGACCCCGCCCACACGCTCGCCCAGGACTTCAACTTCTGGCTGCGGGCGGCGCCGCGGTTCCGCTTCCGCCACGCCGGCGGCGACCCGCTCATCCGCCTGCGCCGCCACGACGACAACTTCTCCGGCGAGGACGCCGCGGCGCTGGCGACCCAGGTCGACCAGGTCCAGCGCACGCTGCTGGAGTCCCTGGAGCGCGAGCCGCTGAGCGACCTCGTGCCCGAGCTCGACTGGCCGCTGCTGCATCCCGACAGCGCGCGCCGCCGCGCGCTGGAGACCCTGGCCGGTGCCGTCGAGCGCCGCGGCCTGCCGCTGCCCGCCCTGGGCGCCCGCCTGCGGGCCATGGCCGCCGAGGTCCCGCCGGCGCCCGCGCCCCGGCGCGACAAGGGCCGGCTGCTCATGACGATGTTCGGCTTCGACGACGCCGGCGGCGGCACGATGCTGCCGCGCTTCGCCGCCAAGGAGCTCGTGCGCCGCGGATGGGACGTCTGCGTCTTCCACGCCGCCGTGGACCCCGACCCCTCCGGCGTGCCCTACGCGCTGCGCGAGTGGGAGGAGGACGGCGTGCGGCTCGTCGGCGTCCACAACCGGCCCTCGGGCCTGTGGGACGCCCAGCGCCCCGACCGCGAGCTCGAGGACCCGCCGGTCGCCGACGCGTTCGCCGACCTCCTGGACCGCTTCGGGCCCGATGTCGTGCACTTCCACAACCTGCACAACCTCGGCGCCGCGCTCATGGACGTCGCGGCCGCCCGCGGCGTGCCCGCCTACTTCACGACCCACAACTACTGGCTCGTCTGCCCGCGCGCGTACCTCCTGCGCGGCGACGGAGCGATGTGCGGCGGGCCCGGCGACGCCGGCGCCGACTGCGCGGCCTGCACCGGCGGCCCCGACCCCGCCGCCTACCAGGAGCGCCTGGCCGCGATCCGCGAGTCCTTCGCGCGCTCGATCACCGCGTGCATGGCCGTCTCGCACGGGGTGCGGCGCACGCTGATCGACCAGGGCTACCCGCCCGAGGCCATCGACGTCGTGCACCAGAACGTGCCCGCCCAGGACGAGACCTGGGAGCGCGTCGGCCGTGACCGCCCGCCCGGCCGCGTCGGCGACGAGCTCGTCGTCGGGTTCTTCGGCTCGGCCTACGCGCACAAGGGGCCGCAGGTCCTCGTGCGGGCCGCCCAGCTCACGGCCTCCGGCGTGCGCGTGCGCATCCACGGCGAGCTGCCGCGCGGCATGGCCGACGCCCTGGCGCGCCTGGACACCCGCGGCGTCGTCGAGCTGCACGGGGCGTTCTCGCCGGCCGAGCTGCCCGCCCTGCTGGCCGGGGTGGACGCCGCCGCCCTGCCGTCGCTGTGGTGGGACTGCGCGCCGCTGGCCGCCGGCGAGTGCCTCGCCGCGCGCGTCCCGCTGCTGGCCCCCGGATGGGCGGGCTGGCCGAGGCGATCCGCGACGAGGTCGACGGGCTGGCCTTCGACGGCGGCGACGTCGCCGGGCTGGCCGCCCAGATGGAGCGCCTGGCCTCCGAGCCCGGGCTGCTCGAGCGCCTGCAGGCCGGCATCCAGGCCCCGCGCGGGTTCGGCGCCTACGTCGACGAGCTCGAGGCCTACTACGCCGGCGGCCGCCCGTCGCGCGTGA
- a CDS encoding glycosyltransferase, with amino-acid sequence MDPGRVAVVPNGVDLATYAPEGPAADLGLAGGLRFLFVGGAIGRKGIDVLLDAWAQAFAGRGDVTLVVKDFGADGVYRGADRTALERAAADPDARVIHLTDVLDDAGVAALYRACDVLVHPYRGEGFAMPVLEAMACGVPAIVTAGGPTDEFCPPAAGWRIPSRRVTLPGRSVSGMPTHGDPWMLEPDRDALAALLREAADAPAAERARRGAAARAAALELGWDAVGAQYARRLRALATRPPRLAQRAATDLGLEGPGRRLLALPAFRGPRPDRLSELLAAWATAAPAGTDATLVLVADPARDGEPADVEGRILAAAQDAGADLEGCADIEVRFLHAVLGRDAALHAATDAFVALHGASAGHERLARAAGNAVLEPRAGAIAAFLGAAVATRP; translated from the coding sequence ATGGACCCCGGCCGCGTCGCCGTCGTGCCCAACGGCGTCGACCTGGCCACCTACGCCCCCGAGGGCCCGGCCGCCGATCTCGGCCTCGCCGGCGGCCTGCGATTCCTCTTCGTCGGCGGCGCGATCGGCCGCAAGGGCATCGACGTCCTGCTCGACGCGTGGGCGCAGGCCTTCGCGGGCCGCGGCGACGTGACGCTGGTCGTCAAGGACTTCGGCGCCGACGGCGTCTACCGCGGCGCCGACCGCACCGCGCTGGAGCGCGCGGCCGCCGACCCCGACGCGCGTGTCATCCACCTGACCGACGTGCTCGACGACGCCGGCGTCGCGGCGCTGTACCGCGCCTGCGACGTGCTCGTGCACCCCTACCGGGGCGAGGGCTTCGCGATGCCGGTGCTGGAGGCGATGGCCTGCGGCGTGCCCGCGATCGTCACCGCGGGCGGCCCGACGGACGAGTTCTGCCCGCCCGCGGCGGGCTGGCGGATCCCCTCGCGGCGCGTGACGCTGCCCGGGCGCTCGGTCAGCGGGATGCCGACCCACGGCGACCCGTGGATGCTCGAGCCCGACCGCGACGCGCTGGCCGCGCTGCTGCGAGAGGCCGCCGACGCCCCCGCCGCCGAGCGCGCCCGCCGCGGCGCCGCCGCCCGCGCCGCGGCGCTCGAGCTCGGCTGGGACGCCGTCGGCGCGCAGTACGCCCGGCGCCTGCGGGCCCTCGCGACCCGCCCGCCGCGCCTGGCGCAGCGCGCGGCGACGGACCTCGGCCTGGAGGGCCCCGGCCGCCGGCTGCTGGCCCTGCCCGCCTTCCGAGGTCCCCGTCCCGATCGGCTCTCCGAGCTGCTTGCGGCCTGGGCCACCGCGGCCCCCGCCGGCACCGACGCCACGCTGGTGCTCGTCGCCGACCCCGCGCGCGACGGCGAGCCCGCCGACGTCGAGGGCCGGATCCTGGCGGCTGCGCAGGACGCGGGCGCCGACCTCGAGGGCTGCGCCGACATCGAGGTGCGCTTCCTGCACGCCGTGCTCGGCCGCGACGCCGCGCTGCACGCCGCCACCGACGCGTTCGTGGCGCTGCACGGCGCCTCGGCCGGCCACGAGCGCCTGGCGCGCGCCGCCGGCAACGCCGTGCTCGAGCCCCGCGCGGGCGCGATCGCCGCGTTCCTGGGCGCGGCCGTGGCCACCCGCCCCTAG
- the purM gene encoding phosphoribosylformylglycinamidine cyclo-ligase codes for MSDAYSAAGVDTDQADAGVDALVGVLRTIELGRPSRSVLRSGHYASVLRVTDELGIAISTDGVGSKLVVAEEADRLETVGIDCVAMNVNDIICVGAEPIALVDYLAVEQVDAGRLARIAQGLKVGAQEAGCEVPGGELAVLPELIRGHPSPGGFDLCATCIGTVGLDTIITGERIAPGDALIGVPSSGLHSNGYTLARRALLEDAPGLPALGLDDRPAELGGASVADVLLEPTVIYVRAVLELLASDVPVHGLAHITGGGLTNLLRLGGGYAIEDPLPVTPVFDLVARLGDVEDAEMWEVFNMGCGLVAVVPEDRADDAAAILAAAHPGARRIGTATDRTGRVDVPELGLSYPLR; via the coding sequence ATGAGCGACGCGTACTCCGCAGCCGGCGTGGACACCGACCAGGCCGACGCTGGGGTCGACGCGCTCGTCGGCGTCCTGCGCACGATCGAGCTCGGGCGCCCGTCGCGCTCGGTGCTGCGCAGCGGCCACTACGCCTCCGTGCTGCGGGTCACCGACGAGCTGGGCATCGCGATCTCGACCGACGGCGTGGGCTCCAAGCTCGTCGTCGCCGAGGAGGCCGACCGGCTCGAGACCGTCGGCATCGACTGCGTGGCGATGAACGTCAACGACATCATCTGCGTCGGCGCCGAGCCCATCGCGCTCGTCGACTACCTCGCCGTCGAGCAGGTCGACGCCGGCCGCCTGGCGCGCATCGCCCAGGGCCTGAAGGTCGGCGCCCAGGAGGCCGGCTGCGAGGTCCCGGGCGGCGAGCTGGCCGTCCTGCCCGAGCTCATCCGCGGCCACCCGTCGCCCGGCGGCTTCGACCTGTGCGCGACGTGCATCGGCACCGTGGGCCTCGACACGATCATCACCGGTGAGCGCATCGCACCGGGCGACGCGCTCATCGGCGTCCCGTCCAGCGGGCTGCACTCCAACGGCTACACGCTGGCGCGCCGCGCCCTGCTCGAGGACGCGCCGGGGCTGCCCGCGCTGGGGCTGGACGACCGCCCGGCCGAGCTCGGCGGCGCCAGCGTCGCCGACGTGCTCCTGGAGCCCACGGTGATCTACGTCCGCGCCGTCCTGGAGCTGCTGGCCTCCGACGTGCCGGTGCACGGCCTCGCGCACATCACCGGCGGCGGCCTGACCAACCTGCTGCGCCTCGGCGGCGGCTACGCGATCGAGGACCCGCTGCCGGTCACCCCGGTCTTCGACCTCGTCGCGCGCCTGGGCGACGTCGAGGACGCCGAGATGTGGGAGGTCTTCAACATGGGGTGCGGGCTGGTGGCCGTCGTCCCCGAGGACCGGGCCGACGACGCGGCGGCGATCCTCGCGGCCGCCCACCCGGGCGCCCGCAGGATCGGCACGGCGACCGACCGCACCGGGCGCGTCGACGTGCCCGAGCTGGGCCTGTCCTACCCGCTGCGCTAG
- a CDS encoding undecaprenyl-diphosphate phosphatase encodes MPPETARLPLAHALALGALHGPAELVPVSSSAHVELIPRLLGWPSAALPADVRKAFAVALHAGTLAGLLVLVPLPSPGFAVVATAPAAAAGLLLEDPIERRLGGVRATAAGLVAGSALLVAADARGATGRGAAEAGPADALWLGAAQALALWPGLSRLGLTVAAARLRGFDRGAAFALGRQAGLPVVAGATGLKAWRLARRGVDPGLRAPFAAGAGAALAATLAAAPLRRVTSVWPPAAERVALAAVALAGLRRSPR; translated from the coding sequence ATGCCGCCTGAGACGGCCCGGCTGCCGCTGGCCCACGCGCTCGCGCTCGGGGCGCTGCACGGGCCGGCCGAGCTCGTCCCCGTCTCCTCCTCGGCCCACGTCGAGCTGATCCCGCGGCTGCTGGGCTGGCCGTCGGCGGCCCTGCCCGCCGATGTGCGCAAGGCCTTCGCGGTGGCGCTGCACGCCGGGACGCTCGCGGGCCTGCTCGTGCTCGTGCCGCTGCCCTCCCCCGGCTTCGCCGTGGTGGCCACGGCGCCCGCCGCGGCCGCCGGGCTCCTGCTCGAGGACCCGATCGAGCGCCGCCTGGGCGGCGTGCGCGCCACGGCAGCCGGGCTCGTCGCGGGCTCGGCGCTGCTGGTGGCCGCCGACGCCCGCGGGGCCACGGGCCGCGGCGCCGCCGAGGCCGGGCCCGCCGACGCGCTCTGGCTCGGCGCCGCCCAGGCCCTGGCGCTGTGGCCCGGGCTGTCGCGGCTGGGCTTGACGGTCGCCGCCGCCCGGCTGCGGGGCTTCGACCGCGGCGCGGCGTTCGCGCTCGGCCGCCAGGCCGGGCTGCCGGTCGTCGCCGGCGCGACGGGGCTGAAGGCCTGGCGCCTGGCCCGACGCGGCGTGGACCCGGGGCTGCGAGCCCCGTTCGCCGCCGGGGCGGGCGCCGCGCTGGCCGCGACGCTAGCCGCCGCGCCACTGCGCCGGGTCACCTCGGTGTGGCCGCCGGCCGCCGAGCGCGTCGCGCTGGCCGCCGTCGCGCTGGCGGGTCTGAGACGATCTCCGCGATGA
- a CDS encoding DedA family protein, whose amino-acid sequence MLLALLVLASVTDKLADFATRVVGDLGLPGIFLLMVPESACIPIPSEATMLFAGFNVSEGKYSLFAAVAVGSVANLVGSWIAYAVGYYGRLELLERHRVFHVRPEHLALTERWFQRWGAWAVFFSRMLPIVRTFISLPAGVARMPFWRFSVLTLAGCVPWILMLTLVGKAARDNWDVWKDRLHYVDYAVAVLIVLGIVWLLQRWWRGRRARPATDAA is encoded by the coding sequence ATGCTGCTCGCGCTCCTGGTCCTCGCGTCGGTGACCGACAAGCTGGCCGACTTCGCCACCCGGGTCGTCGGCGACCTCGGCCTGCCCGGGATCTTCCTGCTCATGGTGCCCGAGAGCGCCTGCATCCCGATCCCGTCGGAGGCCACGATGCTCTTCGCGGGCTTCAACGTCAGCGAGGGCAAGTACAGCCTCTTCGCCGCCGTGGCGGTGGGCTCGGTCGCCAACCTCGTCGGGTCGTGGATCGCCTACGCCGTCGGCTACTACGGCCGCCTGGAGCTCCTGGAGCGCCACCGGGTCTTCCACGTCAGGCCCGAGCACCTGGCGCTCACGGAGCGCTGGTTTCAGCGCTGGGGCGCGTGGGCGGTGTTCTTCAGCCGCATGCTGCCCATCGTGCGCACGTTCATCTCGCTGCCGGCGGGCGTGGCGCGGATGCCGTTCTGGCGCTTCTCGGTGCTGACGCTGGCGGGCTGCGTGCCGTGGATCCTCATGCTGACGCTGGTCGGCAAGGCCGCGCGCGACAACTGGGACGTGTGGAAGGACCGCCTGCACTACGTCGACTACGCGGTGGCGGTGCTCATCGTGCTGGGCATCGTGTGGCTCCTGCAGCGCTGGTGGCGCGGGCGCCGGGCGCGGCCGGCGACCGATGCCGCCTGA
- a CDS encoding class I SAM-dependent methyltransferase, with product MDDPAARSRAIFTVVGDPPRVHEHAGAQEGVYSTDLDCYEFLARHAAPGSRTLETGCGISTALFAVWGTRHTCVVGDRREVDILVEWAAARDIDLGAMTFEIGMSDAVLPRLEPTELDLVFIDGGHAFPMAIIDWYYGAGRLCEGGIVVLDDVQLPSVRLGLFEALERDPR from the coding sequence ATGGACGACCCCGCGGCGCGCAGCCGGGCCATCTTCACGGTCGTGGGGGACCCTCCGCGCGTGCACGAGCACGCAGGGGCGCAGGAGGGCGTCTACTCCACCGACCTGGACTGCTATGAGTTCCTGGCGCGCCACGCGGCTCCCGGGTCGCGCACGCTGGAGACCGGATGTGGGATCTCCACCGCGCTGTTCGCGGTGTGGGGGACGCGCCACACGTGCGTGGTCGGCGACCGGCGCGAGGTCGACATCCTCGTCGAGTGGGCGGCGGCGCGCGACATCGACCTCGGGGCCATGACGTTCGAGATCGGGATGTCGGACGCGGTCCTGCCGCGCCTGGAGCCGACCGAGCTGGACCTGGTGTTCATCGACGGCGGCCACGCGTTCCCGATGGCGATCATCGACTGGTACTACGGCGCGGGCCGGCTGTGCGAGGGCGGGATCGTCGTCCTCGACGACGTCCAGCTGCCCAGCGTCCGCCTCGGCCTGTTCGAGGCGCTCGAGCGCGACCCGCGCTAG